From Rutidosis leptorrhynchoides isolate AG116_Rl617_1_P2 chromosome 3, CSIRO_AGI_Rlap_v1, whole genome shotgun sequence, a single genomic window includes:
- the LOC139896869 gene encoding cysteine--tRNA ligase CPS1 homolog, chloroplastic/mitochondrial-like isoform X2, with amino-acid sequence MADLQCLLPDEQPRVSDHMDQIKDMIAKIISNDCAYAVDGDVYFSVDNFPNYGRLSGRKLEDNRAGERIAIDSRKRNPADFALWKAAKPGEISWDSPWGPGRPGWHIECSAMSATYLTEKFDIHGGGMDLIFPHHENEIAQSCAACPNSNITYWMHNGFVTTNDEKMSKSAGNFFTIRNVTEKYHPLALRHCLIGTHYRSPVNYSIAQIEISSDSVFYIYQTLEDCKSAISQFQDEIEKETGGGKKLVSTKDAQKCIKNLRSQLEEKLSDDLHTPTILKGVLHDALRLMNTILTTLKKKLQKPQKLSNIQSLVELENEVRDVLDVLGLLSSSTYTEVLNQLKAKALIRAGLTEDDIMQLINKRVDYRKNKEFDKGDEIRKVLSDKGIALMDVGKDTIWQPCVRVEEEKEVAAISSDGHLQGPPTTTSADLKS; translated from the exons ATGGCTGATCTTCAGTGCTTGCTACCCGATGAGCAACCACGTGTTTCAGATCACATGGATCAAATAAAAGATATGATAGCAAAG ATAATTAGCAATGATTGTGCATATGCTGTTGATGGCGATGTCTATTTTTCTGTTGATAATTTTCCCAACTATGGGCGGCTCTCAGGAAGAAAGCTTGAAGACAATCGAGCTGGTGAGCGGATAGCTATTGATTCAAGGAAGCGCAATCCTGCTGACTTTGCCTTGTGGAAG GCTGCTAAACCAGGGGAGATCAGTTGGGACAGTCCGTGGGGCCCGGGAAGACCAGGCTGGCACATCGAGTGCAGTGCAATGAGTGCAACTTACTTAACAGAAAAATTCGATATACATGGTGGTGGCATGGATTTAATCTTTCCACATCATGAAAACGAGATTGCTCAAAGTTGTGCTGCTTGCCCAAATAGCAATATAACTTACTGGATGCACAATGGTTTTGTCACTACAAATGACGAAAAAATGTCAAAATCAGCTGGAAACTTTTTCACTATTCGTAAC GTTACTGAAAAGTATCACCCACTTGCATTGAGACATTGCTTGATTGGTACACATTATCGATCCCCGGTTAATTATTCAATTGCTCAAATCGAGATCTCTTCAGATTCTGTCTTTTACATTTATCAG ACTCTAGAAGATTGTAAGAGTGCTATTTCACAGTTTCAAGACGAAATCGAAAAGGAAACTGGTGGTGGCAAGAAACTTGTTTCGACCAAAGATGCGCAAAAATGCATCAAGAATCTGAGAAGTCAACTTGAAGAGAAATTATCTGATGACTTGCACACGCCTACTATTTTGAAAGGCGTTCTACACGATGCATTAAGATTGATGAACACAATTTTGACCACGCTCAAG AAGAAACTTCAAAAACCACAGAAGCTTTCAAACATTCAGTCGCTCGTTGAATTAGAGAACGAAGTGAGGGATGTGTTGGATGTTTTAGGGCTACTATCCAGTTCAACATATACGGAG GTTTTGAATCAACTAAAAGCGAAAGCATTAATAAGAGCGGGCTTAACTGAAGATGATATAATGCAACTTATAAATAAGAGGGTGGATTACAGGAAGAATAAAGAGTTTGATAAAGGTGATGAGATTAGGAAGGTTTTGAGTGACAAGGGGATTGCTCTGATGGATGTTGGTAAGGACACTATATGGCAGCCATGTGTGCGGGTTGAAGAAGAAAAGGAAGTTGCAGCCATATCATCAGATGGTCATCTGCAGGGCCCGCCAACCACCACTTCAGCGGATTTAAAATCTTGA
- the LOC139896869 gene encoding cysteine--tRNA ligase 2, cytoplasmic-like isoform X1, whose translation MAQIRDIEFHIYNSMTKQKEKFTPIVPGKVSMYVCGVTSYDYSHIGHARAYVAFDILFRYLKYLGYEVKYVRNFTDVDDKIIKRAKELKEDPLSLSRRFCQEFLVDMADLQCLLPDEQPRVSDHMDQIKDMIAKIISNDCAYAVDGDVYFSVDNFPNYGRLSGRKLEDNRAGERIAIDSRKRNPADFALWKAAKPGEISWDSPWGPGRPGWHIECSAMSATYLTEKFDIHGGGMDLIFPHHENEIAQSCAACPNSNITYWMHNGFVTTNDEKMSKSAGNFFTIRNVTEKYHPLALRHCLIGTHYRSPVNYSIAQIEISSDSVFYIYQTLEDCKSAISQFQDEIEKETGGGKKLVSTKDAQKCIKNLRSQLEEKLSDDLHTPTILKGVLHDALRLMNTILTTLKKKLQKPQKLSNIQSLVELENEVRDVLDVLGLLSSSTYTEVLNQLKAKALIRAGLTEDDIMQLINKRVDYRKNKEFDKGDEIRKVLSDKGIALMDVGKDTIWQPCVRVEEEKEVAAISSDGHLQGPPTTTSADLKS comes from the exons ATGGCTCAAATTCGTGACATTGAGTTTCATATTTACAACTCAATGACTAAACAGAAGGAAAAGTTCACTCCAATTGTTCCCGGAAAAGTCTCGATGTATGTCTGTGGCGTTACCTCTTATGATTACAGTCACATCGGTCACGCTCGTGCTTACGTGGCTTTTGATATCCTctttcg GTACTTGAAATACTTGGGCTATGAAGTTAAATATGTGCGGAACTTTACTGACGTGGATGATAAG ATTATCAAAAGAGCGAAAGAGCTTAAGGAGGACCCCTTATCTTTGAGTCGCCGGTTTTGCCAAGAGTTTCTGGTTGATATGGCTGATCTTCAGTGCTTGCTACCCGATGAGCAACCACGTGTTTCAGATCACATGGATCAAATAAAAGATATGATAGCAAAG ATAATTAGCAATGATTGTGCATATGCTGTTGATGGCGATGTCTATTTTTCTGTTGATAATTTTCCCAACTATGGGCGGCTCTCAGGAAGAAAGCTTGAAGACAATCGAGCTGGTGAGCGGATAGCTATTGATTCAAGGAAGCGCAATCCTGCTGACTTTGCCTTGTGGAAG GCTGCTAAACCAGGGGAGATCAGTTGGGACAGTCCGTGGGGCCCGGGAAGACCAGGCTGGCACATCGAGTGCAGTGCAATGAGTGCAACTTACTTAACAGAAAAATTCGATATACATGGTGGTGGCATGGATTTAATCTTTCCACATCATGAAAACGAGATTGCTCAAAGTTGTGCTGCTTGCCCAAATAGCAATATAACTTACTGGATGCACAATGGTTTTGTCACTACAAATGACGAAAAAATGTCAAAATCAGCTGGAAACTTTTTCACTATTCGTAAC GTTACTGAAAAGTATCACCCACTTGCATTGAGACATTGCTTGATTGGTACACATTATCGATCCCCGGTTAATTATTCAATTGCTCAAATCGAGATCTCTTCAGATTCTGTCTTTTACATTTATCAG ACTCTAGAAGATTGTAAGAGTGCTATTTCACAGTTTCAAGACGAAATCGAAAAGGAAACTGGTGGTGGCAAGAAACTTGTTTCGACCAAAGATGCGCAAAAATGCATCAAGAATCTGAGAAGTCAACTTGAAGAGAAATTATCTGATGACTTGCACACGCCTACTATTTTGAAAGGCGTTCTACACGATGCATTAAGATTGATGAACACAATTTTGACCACGCTCAAG AAGAAACTTCAAAAACCACAGAAGCTTTCAAACATTCAGTCGCTCGTTGAATTAGAGAACGAAGTGAGGGATGTGTTGGATGTTTTAGGGCTACTATCCAGTTCAACATATACGGAG GTTTTGAATCAACTAAAAGCGAAAGCATTAATAAGAGCGGGCTTAACTGAAGATGATATAATGCAACTTATAAATAAGAGGGTGGATTACAGGAAGAATAAAGAGTTTGATAAAGGTGATGAGATTAGGAAGGTTTTGAGTGACAAGGGGATTGCTCTGATGGATGTTGGTAAGGACACTATATGGCAGCCATGTGTGCGGGTTGAAGAAGAAAAGGAAGTTGCAGCCATATCATCAGATGGTCATCTGCAGGGCCCGCCAACCACCACTTCAGCGGATTTAAAATCTTGA